In a single window of the Danio aesculapii chromosome 20, fDanAes4.1, whole genome shotgun sequence genome:
- the zgc:101562 gene encoding C2H2-type zinc finger protein, whose amino-acid sequence MMEPPEIYEGIPKPRQVKTEDEEALSMFHEEKDEAERTSRRTPRGRKLYYCVQCGNSFSVAARFRRHQRIHSGHRPYQCPLCHSGFTSQENLSEHLAHAHTQASSKPHRCTHCGKGFVRPGKLCIHMRVHTGERPHHCADCGKSFKSADELQRHTAIHTEIKTHQCSECESSFRRSTHLLRHMRTHSGERPHQCMSCGRRYSRSDHLRSHRCTHTHTDRKTRRVQR is encoded by the exons ATGATGGAGCCACCGGAAATATATGAAGGGATCCCAAAGCCTCGTCAAGTGAAAACTGAAGACGAGG AAGCGCTGTCAATGTTTCACGAAGAAAAAGACGAAGCTGAGAGAACGAGCAGAAGGACGCCTCGGGGAAGGAAGCTGTATTACTGCGTGCAGTGTGGAAATAGCTTCAGTGTGGCGGCGCGCTTCAGACGGCACCAGCGCATTCACAGCGGGCACAGGCCGTACCAATGCCCGCTCTGCCACAGCGGCTTCACCTCGCAGGAGAATCTGAGCGAACACctcgcgcacgcacacacacaagccagCAGCAAACCTCACCGCTGCACTCACTGCGGCAAGGGCTTCGTGCGGCCCGGGAAACTCTGCATCCACATGCGCGTGCACACCGGGGAGAGGCCGCACCACTGCGCAGACTGCGGGAAGAGCTTCAAGAGCGCAGACGAGCTGCAGAGACACACCGCTATCCACACCGAGATAAAAACACACCAGTGTTCGGAGTGTGAGAGCAGCTTCAGGAGATCCACGCATCTGCTgagacacatgcgcacacacagcgGAGAGAGACCGCACCAGTGCATGAGCTGCGGGAGACGATACTCACGCTCAGACCACCTGAGGAGTCACcgctgcacacatacacacactgaccGCAAAACAAGGAGAGTTCAACGCTAA